The following proteins are encoded in a genomic region of Dokdonia donghaensis DSW-1:
- the glpK gene encoding glycerol kinase GlpK codes for MKKKYIIAFDQGTTSTRAIIFNDQGTIRNIAQKELTQQYPKHGWVEHDPIEIFEAQQATFREVIDTSDISIEEIAGIGITNQRETTVVWDKTTGEPVYNAIVWLDKRTKSICEQLKSQDLGAYVQKNTGLIIDSYFSGTKAKWILDNVEGAFAKAQQGNLLFGTIDTWLIWKFTNGKVHATDHSNASRTLLYNIIDLKWDEKMLEALNIPHSMLPTVQNSASDFGTVELDGHKIPICGVAGDQQASLFGQGGYKSGMAKNTYGTGCFLLMNTGKKPFHSKNGLLTTLCASLPDGKVKYALEGSIFVGGASVQWLRDKLQVIDHAKDTEEICKTTTSSDDLYVVPAFAGLGAPYWDMDAKGAIYGLTLDSGKNDIIKATVDALAYQTRDVLDAMIEDSGKQMKALKVDGGATANNYLMQFQSDILNVEVDRPKMLEVTALGAAFLAGIQAGIWNKKDIAKIRQVDTIFEPAITEYERNKKYTGWKNAVARTKSTTNQMLTTQDDAPMRFSVLDREMQINRAQREKFDLIVIGGGVTGAGIALDASSRGMKVCLIEKNDFASGTSNKSTKLIHGGLRYLKQMEIGLVKESGSERAIVHTLAPHLVVPEKMLLPLIEGGTYGKMMTAIGLKVYDFLANVEGDDKRKMLSAEETASREPLLNKENLVGGGYYAEYRTDDARLTVELLKKAATFGATIINYCEMKSFKYDDDGKIKSLQCFDHNTQKTFKLKAQHYVSAAGPWVDLLRKKDHSMNNKYLHLTKGVHIVFSRERFPLTQSIYFDVPDGRMIFAIPRGRSTYVGTTDTNYNGNLNRVVATKEDANYLLDATNNMFPDLNLEIDDIESNWAGLRPLIHEDGKDPSELSRKDEIFESKTGLISIAGGKLTGYRKMAQRVIDRVLKNVPDKKKEHLVKSYTEKIPLTSEPLQNTKEVDAYQQEIAKRLKESGISNEYQSWYLATTYGKQSDTIIDKMSYFLNGNPEERLVRAEIWYSVHHEMTNSLTDFFVRRTGRLYFDIHSVHQYRNLVQEDMIRYLGWDEARVERENEYLNILVQDASEYYEEEFV; via the coding sequence ATGAAAAAGAAATACATCATAGCCTTTGATCAAGGTACAACGAGCACGAGAGCTATCATTTTTAACGATCAAGGTACTATTAGAAACATTGCCCAAAAAGAACTTACGCAACAGTATCCTAAACACGGATGGGTCGAGCACGACCCCATTGAAATTTTTGAGGCACAGCAAGCTACCTTTAGAGAAGTCATCGATACTTCAGACATTTCTATTGAAGAAATCGCCGGAATAGGGATTACGAACCAGCGAGAAACGACTGTCGTTTGGGATAAGACCACAGGAGAACCCGTATACAACGCGATCGTTTGGCTAGATAAACGTACCAAGAGCATATGTGAGCAACTCAAATCTCAGGATTTAGGAGCCTATGTTCAAAAGAATACGGGACTCATTATAGATTCCTATTTTTCTGGGACCAAGGCAAAGTGGATATTGGATAATGTAGAGGGCGCTTTCGCGAAAGCGCAACAAGGCAACTTACTTTTTGGAACCATAGATACCTGGCTTATCTGGAAATTTACCAATGGAAAAGTACACGCTACAGATCACTCTAATGCCAGCCGAACACTCCTCTACAACATTATAGATCTTAAATGGGATGAAAAGATGCTCGAAGCGCTTAACATCCCCCACTCAATGTTGCCAACGGTTCAGAACTCAGCATCTGACTTTGGCACTGTTGAATTAGATGGACACAAAATTCCGATTTGTGGAGTCGCGGGTGATCAGCAAGCATCACTCTTTGGCCAAGGAGGCTATAAATCTGGAATGGCCAAAAACACCTACGGAACCGGTTGCTTTTTATTAATGAACACAGGAAAAAAACCTTTTCATTCTAAAAATGGATTACTCACAACACTCTGTGCAAGCTTGCCTGACGGAAAAGTAAAGTATGCTCTAGAAGGATCCATTTTTGTGGGAGGAGCCTCTGTACAATGGTTACGGGATAAACTTCAAGTAATAGATCACGCAAAAGACACCGAAGAAATCTGTAAAACCACAACTTCTAGCGATGATTTATATGTCGTTCCTGCCTTTGCAGGATTAGGAGCTCCCTATTGGGATATGGATGCAAAAGGTGCCATTTATGGACTTACGCTAGACTCTGGAAAAAACGATATCATAAAAGCCACTGTAGATGCACTTGCATACCAAACTCGTGACGTTCTGGATGCAATGATAGAAGACTCTGGCAAGCAAATGAAAGCGCTTAAGGTAGACGGCGGCGCCACTGCAAATAATTACTTAATGCAGTTTCAATCTGATATTCTTAATGTAGAAGTAGATCGTCCAAAAATGCTTGAGGTGACTGCCTTAGGTGCTGCATTTCTAGCAGGCATACAGGCAGGCATCTGGAATAAAAAAGATATCGCCAAAATACGCCAAGTAGATACCATATTTGAACCCGCCATTACAGAATACGAAAGAAATAAAAAATACACTGGCTGGAAAAATGCCGTAGCTCGTACCAAGAGTACTACGAACCAAATGCTCACTACCCAAGATGATGCGCCTATGCGTTTTTCTGTATTAGATAGAGAGATGCAAATTAATCGCGCGCAACGGGAGAAGTTTGACCTTATCGTCATAGGTGGAGGTGTGACAGGAGCGGGTATCGCATTAGATGCATCTTCCAGAGGAATGAAAGTGTGTCTTATTGAAAAGAATGACTTTGCTTCTGGAACTAGTAATAAATCTACGAAACTCATACACGGAGGTTTACGTTATCTCAAGCAAATGGAAATTGGACTTGTAAAAGAGTCTGGGAGTGAACGCGCGATCGTACACACCCTCGCTCCTCACCTAGTTGTTCCAGAAAAAATGTTATTACCTCTGATAGAAGGAGGAACCTATGGCAAGATGATGACAGCCATTGGTCTAAAGGTATACGATTTCCTAGCTAATGTAGAAGGAGATGACAAACGTAAAATGCTAAGTGCAGAAGAAACAGCCTCTCGCGAGCCCCTTCTTAATAAAGAAAACCTTGTAGGTGGCGGTTATTATGCAGAGTACCGCACAGACGATGCCCGTCTTACAGTAGAGCTGCTCAAAAAAGCAGCAACATTTGGAGCGACCATCATCAATTATTGTGAGATGAAGTCGTTTAAATACGATGATGACGGAAAGATTAAAAGCTTGCAATGCTTTGACCACAACACTCAAAAGACATTTAAATTAAAGGCGCAGCACTATGTTTCTGCTGCGGGACCTTGGGTAGATTTACTTCGCAAGAAAGATCACTCAATGAATAATAAGTATCTGCATCTTACCAAAGGAGTCCATATTGTATTTTCAAGAGAACGCTTTCCGCTCACGCAGTCTATTTACTTTGACGTACCGGATGGTCGTATGATATTTGCCATTCCAAGAGGGAGATCTACTTACGTAGGAACTACAGATACTAACTATAACGGCAATCTTAATCGTGTAGTAGCCACAAAAGAGGATGCTAACTACTTACTTGACGCAACAAATAATATGTTCCCAGATCTTAATCTTGAGATAGATGATATAGAATCAAACTGGGCTGGGCTGCGACCACTTATACACGAAGATGGAAAAGATCCGTCGGAGTTAAGTCGCAAAGACGAAATATTTGAATCTAAAACAGGTCTTATTTCTATCGCTGGTGGCAAACTTACTGGCTATCGTAAAATGGCACAACGCGTTATAGATCGCGTACTAAAGAACGTTCCAGATAAGAAAAAAGAGCACCTTGTAAAGTCGTATACGGAGAAAATACCCCTCACCTCAGAGCCTTTACAAAACACAAAGGAGGTGGATGCTTACCAACAAGAAATTGCAAAACGTCTCAAGGAATCTGGAATTTCAAATGAGTATCAAAGCTGGTATCTAGCGACTACCTATGGCAAACAGAGCGATACTATTATTGATAAGATGAGTTACTTTTTAAATGGAAATCCAGAAGAGCGTTTGGTTCGTGCAGAAATATGGTATAGTGTTCATCACGAGATGACTAATAGTCTCACCGACTTTTTCGTAAGAAGAACTGGGCGTCTTTATTTTGACATACACTCTGTGCATCAATATCGCAATCTTGTTCAAGAAGATATGATACGTTATTTAGGATGGGATGAAGCTCGTGTAGAAAGGGAAAATGAGTATCTCAATATACTCGTCCAAGACGCGAGTGAATATTATGAAGAAGAGTTTGTATAG
- a CDS encoding glycoside hydrolase family 36 protein produces MEEVLQQHTFEIITEATAFQVDITPHSEKNGIFTYKLTMTGDGDFMPAPVTLRWKTLGLNAKGIWKPTTDFNKRIMADWELDHMESRISVDSPVIGVFGHDDQNVITFACSDAINTTRLNTLYREEDNYLYSHITFFPERHHSISSYETFIRIDESKRHFSNCLKDVAQWWAGFDHLKPSHTPELAKVPVYSTWYNFHQELDTKVLLGECTKAKELGYELIILDDGWQTNDSNRGYDYTGDWRPERIPEMAEFVKEVHHTGMKIALWYSVPFCGKESDAYKRFEGKFLTEEHRWAPVFDPRYPEVREYLIDLYKNALLDWNLDGFKLDFIDEFKTYGNTKLTMENGRDFSSVNEAVDRLMTDVINTLHAINPNCVIEFRQKYVGPAMRKYGNMFRAFDCPGDAVMNRIRIADLRMMSGTTATHADMFTYHPTEGLEQKSLQLINSLFGVPQLSIKLSEATPEEINMLRFYTQYWNENKSTLLEGDITPFNALGNYPIIKAVSTGLTVIGVYDKQVVSFEEETIQVDILNARIGEGIVLESTKDYGDYICLVQNVEGATVHQTTIHIQKGITHIAVPSCGIIRLKRA; encoded by the coding sequence ATGGAAGAAGTACTACAACAACATACCTTTGAGATCATTACAGAAGCAACGGCTTTTCAAGTAGATATCACGCCCCATTCTGAAAAGAACGGCATCTTCACCTATAAACTCACGATGACGGGAGATGGAGATTTTATGCCTGCCCCTGTAACCCTGCGGTGGAAAACTTTAGGGCTAAATGCAAAAGGTATTTGGAAACCCACAACAGATTTCAATAAACGTATTATGGCAGATTGGGAACTAGACCATATGGAATCTCGTATTTCTGTAGATTCCCCAGTGATTGGAGTTTTTGGACACGATGACCAGAACGTCATCACTTTTGCTTGTTCTGATGCTATTAACACAACACGACTCAACACCTTATATCGCGAAGAAGACAATTACTTATACTCACATATCACTTTTTTTCCAGAACGCCATCACTCGATCTCTAGTTATGAGACGTTTATACGAATAGATGAAAGCAAGAGACATTTTTCTAACTGCTTGAAGGATGTTGCGCAGTGGTGGGCAGGATTTGACCATCTAAAACCCTCGCATACGCCTGAGCTAGCAAAAGTTCCTGTATACTCTACTTGGTATAATTTTCATCAAGAATTAGACACTAAGGTACTTCTGGGAGAGTGCACAAAAGCAAAAGAATTAGGGTACGAGCTTATTATTCTGGATGACGGCTGGCAAACTAATGACAGCAATCGAGGTTATGACTACACGGGAGACTGGAGGCCAGAACGTATTCCAGAAATGGCAGAATTTGTAAAGGAAGTACATCATACAGGGATGAAAATTGCTTTATGGTACTCAGTTCCCTTTTGCGGTAAAGAAAGTGATGCTTATAAACGTTTTGAAGGCAAATTCCTCACCGAAGAACACCGGTGGGCACCCGTTTTTGATCCACGATACCCAGAAGTTAGAGAGTATCTCATTGACCTCTATAAAAACGCACTTTTAGACTGGAATCTTGATGGTTTTAAACTGGACTTTATCGATGAGTTTAAAACGTATGGAAATACCAAGTTAACAATGGAAAACGGGAGAGATTTCTCTTCCGTAAATGAAGCCGTAGATCGCCTGATGACAGATGTAATTAACACATTACACGCGATCAATCCTAACTGCGTTATTGAGTTTAGACAAAAATACGTAGGTCCCGCAATGCGCAAGTATGGCAATATGTTTCGTGCTTTTGACTGTCCTGGAGATGCGGTGATGAACCGTATACGTATTGCAGATTTAAGGATGATGTCTGGAACTACAGCCACCCACGCAGATATGTTTACCTATCACCCTACAGAAGGGCTCGAACAAAAGTCGTTACAACTCATTAATAGTCTTTTTGGCGTACCACAACTATCGATCAAACTTTCGGAAGCTACGCCAGAAGAAATCAATATGCTTCGCTTTTACACCCAGTATTGGAACGAGAATAAAAGCACTTTACTCGAAGGAGATATTACCCCATTTAATGCTTTAGGCAACTATCCTATAATTAAAGCAGTTTCAACGGGATTAACGGTGATTGGGGTATATGACAAGCAGGTCGTTTCTTTTGAAGAAGAAACGATTCAAGTAGATATTCTCAATGCTCGCATAGGTGAAGGTATCGTGCTAGAAAGTACAAAAGACTACGGAGATTACATTTGTCTTGTTCAAAATGTAGAAGGAGCAACCGTCCATCAGACCACGATTCACATACAAAAAGGAATCACACACATTGCGGTACCTTCTTGCGGAATTATTCGTTTAAAAAGAGCGTAA